In one window of Helianthus annuus cultivar XRQ/B chromosome 17, HanXRQr2.0-SUNRISE, whole genome shotgun sequence DNA:
- the LOC110920659 gene encoding pollen-specific leucine-rich repeat extensin-like protein 1, whose translation MAPEKVTEMILYVDLKCSGCYKKVKKVTGKMPQIRDQVFDVDKNEVRIKVVCCSPENIRDKLCYKGGGAIQSIEIVEKPKAPPGDKPKEPAKPAADKPKEPEKPKPAADKPKETTKPPVDKPKEPEKPKPAADKPKEPEKAKPAADKPKDPEKAKPAADKPKEPEKPKPAADKPKEPEKAKPAADKPKEPEKPKPAADKPKEAQPADKPKEAEKPKPADKPKDSGKPPEPEKAKPKEADKPNPPKEGPITVGAGPNPEVAKMVYEPVHGYPQMYPLSGYPMVGYGQHYDHYYGDAPFQNGYGTLVAPQPPPSYGGFGYGYENGYNGYNDNRSHYASNDYGGEGEDGEGCSIM comes from the exons ATGGCGCCTGAGAAG GTGACCGAAATGATCCTATATGTTGATCTCAAATGCTCCGGCTGCTACAAGAAAGTGAAGAAGGTCACCGGCAAAATGCCCC AAATAAGGGACCAAGTATTTGATGTGGACAAGAATGAGGTGAGGATCAAGGTGGTATGTTGTAGCCCGGAGAACATTCGTGACAAGCTTTGTTACAAGGGTGGAGGTGCAATTCAGAGCATAGAGATTGTGGAAAAGCCGAAAGCACCTCCTGGTGACAAGCCAAAAGAACCTGCTAAGCCAGCAGCCGACAAGCCTAAAGAGCCCGAGAAGCCAAAGCCAGCGGCTGACAAGCCAAAAGAGACTACTAAGCCGCCAGTCGACAAGCCTAAAGAGCCCGAGAAGCCAAAGCCGGCAGCTGACAAGCCTAAAGAGCCTGAGAAGGCTAAGCCGGCAGCCGACAAGCCAAAAGATCCCGAGAAGGCTAAGCCAGCAGCCGACAAGCCTAAAGAGCCCGAGAAGCCTAAGCCGGCAGCCGACAAGCCTAAAGAACCCGAAAAGGCTAAGCCGGCAGCTGACAAGCCTAAAGAGCCCGAGAAGCCTAAGCCGGCAGCCGACAAGCCTAAGGAGGCCCAACCTGCTGACAAGCCCAAGGAGGCCGAAAAGCCCAAACCAGCTGATAAGCCAAAGGACTCAGGCAAGCCACCGGAACCCGAGAAGGCTAAACCTAAAGAAGCAGATAAACCAAACCCACCCAAGGAAGGACCAATAACGGTGGGCGCGGGTCCAAACCCTGAAGTGGCAAAGATGGTCTACGAGCCGGTACACGGCTATCCACAAATGTACCCATTATCCGGTTACCCGATGGTGGGATACGGGCAACACTATGATCATTATTACGGCGATGCACCATTTCAGAATGGGTATGGGACGCTGGtagcaccacaaccaccaccaagTTATGGCGGGTTCGGATACGGATATGAAAACGGGTATAACGGGTACAATGATAACCGAAGCCACTATGCAAGTAATGATTATGGAGGTGAAGGAGAGGATGGTGAAGGTTGTTCAATTATGTAA
- the LOC110924728 gene encoding pentatricopeptide repeat-containing protein At4g16390, chloroplastic gives MAFIYATCPSSSISFCLNNQIAFQSRNTQISERPNNLEPKISNPSQSTDHKKKSYIWVNPNSSKLTQKTYDSRYNSLSKVAAHLNSCSPVEKDVFNVLDSTLGSKLGVQDGLIILNNMSNAVTARIVLKYLLDRCDLSLRIDLYNATLIVFRKCKDLASVEQLFDEMTQRGVTPDIVTFSNIIGCARMCSLPGKAVAWFERMPEFEIVPDDAILAVMIDAYGRVGNVDKALMLYARARVENWSLSDVTYTTVIRICGAIGNFDECLTVFRERKARGIKPNLGCYNTLLDAIARGKRASDVKSIHREILSSGLRPGWATYAALLRAYCKARCGDDAMNVYEEMKEKGMVLNNALYNILLSTCANIGFVDEAITIFEDMKTSKDCQPDTRSFSLLITILSRHGKVSEAEAVLKEMSEAGFEHDIYVLTNLIQCYGKSNLRDDLGRTIDTIMELDLPLDERYCSCLLNVMTQVPHEALGKVARCIDKADLKLGNVVKLVVECGGEDETFKNEASEVLARVGGEVRKTYCNCLIDLCIHLQKLDKASYFRTLL, from the coding sequence ATGGCTTTCATATACGCTACCTGCCCATCATCTTCCATTTCCTTCTGTCTCAATAACCAAATCGCATTTCAATCAAGAAATACTCAGATTTCCGAAAGACCCAACAATTtagaacctaaaatttcaaacccCTCTCAATCCACAGATCACAAAAAGAAAAGTTACATCTGGGTCAACCCCAATTCTTCAAAATTAACACAAAAAACATACGATTCAAGGTACAATTCTCTCTCTAAAGTAGCAGCACATTTGAATTCATGTTCACCTGTTGAAAAAGATGTGTTTAATGTACTAGATTCTACTTTAGGTAGTAAGTTAGGTGTACAAGATGGTCTTATTATTCTTAATAACATGTCAAACGCTGTAACCGCGCGCATTGTGCTTAAATACTTATTAGACAGATGTGATTTGAGTTTGAGGATTGATCTTTATAATGCGACATTGATAGTTTTTCGAAAGTGTAAAGATTTGGCTAGTGTAGAGCAACTGTTTGATGAAATGACTCAGAGAGGTGTTACGCCTGATATTGTTACGTTTTCGAATATTATTGGGTGCGCTCGGATGTGCTCGTTACCTGGCAAGGCTGTGGCATGGTTTGAAAGGATGCCAGAGTTTGAGATTGTACCAGATGATGCTATATTGGCGGTGATGATCGATGCCTATGGGCGTGTTGGGAATGTGGATAAGGCGTTGATGTTGTATGCGCGTGCTAGAGTCGAAAACTGGTCTTTAAGTGATGTGACGTACACGACAGTTATCCGGATTTGTGGGGCGATTGGGAATTTTGACGAGTGTCTAACTGTGTTTCGGGAAAGGAAGGCTCGTGGGATTAAGCCTAACTTAGGTTGTTATAATACGTTGTTGGATGCTATAGCGAGAGGCAAACGTGCTTCGGACGTAAAGTCTATTCACCGAGAGATTCTGAGCAGTGGGTTAAGACCGGGTTGGGCTACATATGCTGCTCTGCTTCGCGCATATTGTAAAGCGCGGTGTGGAGATGATGCTATGAATGTGTACGAAGAGATGAAGGAAAAAGGGATGGTGTTGAATAATGCTCTTTACAACATCCTTCTATCAACGTGTGCTAATATTGGTTTCGTGGATGAAGCTATCACGATCTTTGAGGACATGAAGACATCCAAAGATTGTCAACCCGACACGCGGTCCTTTTCATTATTAATCACAATATTGTCAAGACATGGGAAAGTGTCAGAAGCCGAGGCCGTTTTGAAAGAAATGTCGGAAGCCGGTTTTGAACATGATATATATGTTTTGACTAATCTGATTCAGTGTTATGGGAAATCCAATCTCAGAGATGATTTGGGAAGAACGATAGATACGATCATGGAGCTTGATTTACCTTTAGACGAGCGGTACTGTAGCTGCCTTCTTAACGTGATGACACAAGTTCCTCATGAAGCTCTTGGTAAGGTTGCCCGATGCATTGATAAGGCGGATTTAAAGCTTGGAAATGTGGTGAAACTTGTGGTGGAGTGTGGCGGGGAAGATGAAACCTTCAAGAATGAAGCTAGTGAAGTGCTTGCTCGTGTGGGAGGTGAGGTACGGAAAACATACTGCAATTGCTTAATTGATCTTTGTATCCACCTTCAAAAGCTAGATAAGGCAAGTTATTTTAGAACATTGCTATAA